One part of the Acetoanaerobium sticklandii genome encodes these proteins:
- a CDS encoding bacteriohemerythrin: MISWETQYELGIKSIDDQHKELVNIINKMAALLIEAKQGVDIYDEVATVINDLKKYTIYHFKYEENLFDQYSYEYKDTHKAEHDKLVSDIEELDLSSFDEDQIKHTNDLLKFLITWLFKHISGSDFLYRDLLKGYNVQ, from the coding sequence ATGATAAGTTGGGAAACACAGTATGAGCTAGGAATCAAGTCTATAGATGACCAGCATAAGGAACTAGTAAACATAATTAACAAAATGGCTGCTCTATTAATAGAAGCAAAACAAGGCGTAGATATTTACGATGAAGTTGCAACTGTTATAAATGATTTAAAAAAATATACTATTTACCATTTCAAATATGAAGAAAATCTTTTTGACCAGTATTCTTATGAATACAAGGATACTCATAAGGCAGAGCATGACAAGCTTGTAAGTGACATAGAAGAGCTAGATTTGTCAAGCTTTGACGAAGACCAGATTAAACATACTAATGATTTGCTAAAATTCCTTATTACATGGCTATTTAAGCATATCAGTGGCTCTGATTTTCTATATAGAGACTTACTTAAAGGATATAATGTTCAGTAG
- a CDS encoding VanW family protein, which translates to MKYKGVGSFILAFAILFSPISSYAETLNPQIPIENQPVSTTTDSAIKVTMPEEYIGTIRIANGLGQIYDFDATKVFKFLPNPSGGVMLLQMDEVIFYQELENMKKALNKKGQNAATSINTKGELVAITPGVQAIEMDIEKAKQDLIMKVRHQDFTPYQPVFNYGQVPSRTTEDMKKINFILSEFSTSFNSKVAGRSENISLAAKAIDGTILMPGEEFSFNKVVGQTTLARGYKNAPVIVDGEFVEGVGGGVCQVSTTLFNSVLRAGMTVTSRRNHSLPVAYVPKGTDAAVASTLDFKFKNTLNNPIYLQAFVENSKIYFRIYGSQADDKEVNISVKKLAERKYEMTRTVNGSIQDKFISSYREPKKTN; encoded by the coding sequence ATGAAGTATAAAGGTGTAGGAAGTTTTATTCTCGCCTTTGCAATTTTATTTTCTCCGATATCATCATATGCCGAAACACTTAATCCTCAAATACCAATAGAGAATCAACCAGTATCCACAACTACAGATTCAGCTATAAAGGTTACAATGCCGGAGGAATATATAGGAACAATTAGAATTGCAAATGGCTTAGGTCAGATTTATGATTTTGATGCTACAAAAGTATTTAAGTTTTTACCTAATCCCAGTGGGGGAGTAATGCTTCTTCAAATGGATGAAGTAATATTTTATCAAGAGCTAGAGAACATGAAAAAAGCGCTTAATAAAAAAGGCCAAAATGCTGCGACTAGTATAAATACAAAAGGAGAGCTAGTAGCTATAACACCAGGGGTTCAAGCTATTGAAATGGACATTGAAAAAGCTAAGCAGGATTTGATTATGAAAGTGAGACATCAGGATTTTACTCCTTATCAGCCTGTGTTTAACTACGGACAAGTTCCAAGTAGGACTACTGAAGATATGAAAAAAATAAATTTTATTCTTTCTGAGTTCTCTACTTCTTTTAATTCTAAAGTTGCAGGAAGATCAGAAAATATATCACTGGCTGCCAAAGCAATCGATGGAACTATACTGATGCCAGGAGAAGAATTTTCTTTCAATAAGGTAGTTGGCCAAACTACTCTTGCTAGGGGATACAAAAATGCACCTGTAATTGTGGATGGAGAGTTTGTTGAAGGAGTAGGAGGAGGAGTGTGCCAGGTTTCTACTACTTTGTTCAATTCTGTATTAAGAGCAGGCATGACAGTGACTTCAAGAAGAAATCATTCTCTTCCTGTTGCATATGTGCCTAAAGGAACGGATGCCGCAGTAGCATCTACTTTGGATTTTAAATTTAAAAACACATTAAACAATCCGATTTATCTTCAAGCCTTTGTAGAAAATTCTAAGATATATTTTAGGATTTATGGAAGTCAAGCTGATGATAAAGAAGTAAATATTTCTGTAAAGAAACTGGCAGAAAGAAAGTATGAAATGACAAGAACTGTAAATGGAAGTATACAGGATAAATTCATTTCAAGCTATAGAGAGCCTAAAAAAACCAATTAA
- a CDS encoding sigma 54-interacting transcriptional regulator: MMKKYIRLSIETEDKIGVTLKILGKIYSRHISLNSVEVFSKRVNIQIEDIESQEIKDITNDLMQLEDVISIKEIKLLEFEKSSKRLEAIIDSVDEGVIALNPKLEIEFFNDYSEKIFDYDKTELLGKNIKSFLGKSTNLIGFLEQGKNYDNIETFIQNERVEGRYLASGRAIKDDDGYSAGAVLTIKDYKKAKELADIVISSEDDQFKDIIGNSNAIYNLKKIAKAVAKSDSTILIRGESGTGKELFARAIKNLSQRENQRFITINCAAIPDSLIESELFGYEKGSFTGALNSGKLGLFKEADKGTLFLDEIGELSLTTQAKLLRVLQEGVVRRIGSSKEEKVDVRIICATHRNLEEMIEKGMFREDLYYRLNVIPLEIPPLRDRKEDIPLLVSYFVQKMNKKLNKSVGSTSMVFLERLMSYEYTGNIRELENIMERAMNLCEGAILSEEHLMLNPAKEKDNEKAFEIIRSEASLKKQLEDIEKQILLNNIETDMSIRKTAKKLGLSHTALINKLKKYNLKM, translated from the coding sequence ATGATGAAAAAATATATAAGATTAAGTATAGAAACTGAAGACAAGATAGGAGTAACTCTAAAAATTCTAGGTAAAATTTATTCTAGACATATAAGTCTAAATTCAGTTGAGGTGTTTTCTAAAAGAGTAAATATCCAGATTGAGGATATTGAAAGCCAAGAAATTAAAGATATTACAAATGATTTGATGCAATTAGAGGACGTTATTTCTATTAAAGAAATTAAGCTTTTAGAATTTGAAAAAAGCTCAAAACGTCTTGAGGCTATTATAGATTCTGTAGATGAAGGAGTAATAGCTCTAAATCCAAAATTAGAAATTGAATTTTTCAATGACTATTCAGAGAAAATATTTGATTATGATAAAACAGAGCTACTAGGGAAAAATATAAAAAGCTTTCTAGGAAAGAGTACAAATTTAATAGGTTTCTTGGAACAAGGGAAAAATTATGATAATATAGAAACTTTCATCCAAAATGAGAGAGTAGAAGGCAGATATTTGGCTAGCGGAAGAGCGATAAAGGATGATGATGGATATTCTGCTGGAGCAGTTCTAACTATTAAAGACTATAAAAAAGCAAAAGAGCTGGCAGATATAGTGATAAGCTCTGAAGATGATCAATTTAAAGATATAATAGGAAATAGCAATGCTATATACAACCTTAAAAAAATAGCTAAAGCTGTTGCGAAAAGTGATTCGACTATTCTTATAAGAGGAGAAAGTGGAACGGGCAAAGAGCTTTTTGCAAGAGCGATAAAGAATCTAAGCCAAAGAGAAAATCAGAGATTTATAACTATAAATTGTGCTGCTATTCCTGATTCTTTGATAGAAAGTGAACTATTTGGCTATGAAAAAGGTAGCTTTACAGGAGCTCTAAACAGTGGGAAACTAGGACTTTTTAAAGAAGCGGATAAAGGAACTTTATTTCTGGATGAAATAGGAGAACTATCACTTACAACTCAGGCCAAACTGCTCAGAGTATTGCAAGAAGGTGTGGTTAGAAGAATAGGAAGCAGTAAGGAAGAAAAAGTCGATGTGAGAATAATCTGTGCAACTCATAGAAATTTGGAAGAAATGATTGAAAAAGGAATGTTTAGAGAGGATTTATACTATAGGCTTAATGTTATACCTCTAGAGATTCCACCTCTGCGTGATAGAAAAGAAGATATTCCACTTCTGGTTAGTTATTTTGTGCAAAAAATGAATAAAAAGCTTAATAAATCTGTTGGAAGTACTAGTATGGTTTTTTTGGAAAGACTTATGAGCTATGAATATACAGGAAACATAAGAGAACTAGAAAATATTATGGAAAGAGCTATGAATTTATGTGAAGGGGCGATACTTTCAGAGGAACATCTGATGCTAAATCCTGCCAAAGAAAAGGACAATGAAAAAGCATTTGAAATTATAAGAAGCGAAGCTTCATTAAAGAAACAATTGGAAGATATAGAGAAACAAATATTATTAAATAATATAGAAACTGATATGAGTATAAGAAAAACAGCAAAAAAACTTGGACTTTCTCATACTGCACTAATTAATAAATTAAAAAAGTATAATTTGAAAATGTAA
- the hutG gene encoding formimidoylglutamase — protein MINYTKPNMDIWTGRIDDEKNYNAFRWHQWVKPLNLMDETISLDSNQAGVAFIGFLSDEGVRRNLGRPGALNGPKSIRKELCNLPCSFSSNLKLLDAGDIYCEDNDLETAQKSLSLAVSKIMDMGLFPLVLGGGHEVALGTYMGVKTKTNLGIINFDAHFDIRPYKNGASSGTMFRQIADYCKLNELPFNYYCIGIQKRGNTIELFNTADALGIEYLLAKDIEEGALEDAFASLDNFIEKQESIYVTICSDVFSSAFAPGVSAVQPLGLHPSRVLKFFDRIFTHKKVIAMDIAEVSPRYDQDNITSNLAATFIFAAVNSIASNNLKL, from the coding sequence ATGATAAATTATACAAAACCCAATATGGATATATGGACAGGAAGAATAGATGATGAAAAAAACTACAATGCTTTTAGATGGCATCAGTGGGTTAAGCCTCTTAATCTGATGGATGAGACTATTTCCTTAGATTCAAATCAAGCAGGTGTTGCTTTTATTGGATTTCTTAGCGATGAAGGAGTAAGGAGAAATTTAGGAAGACCTGGAGCTTTAAATGGTCCAAAGAGTATAAGGAAGGAATTATGTAATCTTCCATGTAGTTTTTCATCGAATTTGAAATTGCTTGATGCAGGAGATATTTACTGCGAGGATAATGATTTAGAAACAGCTCAGAAATCGCTAAGCTTAGCAGTATCGAAAATTATGGATATGGGGTTGTTTCCACTTGTTTTAGGTGGTGGACACGAAGTTGCTTTAGGAACCTATATGGGAGTAAAAACCAAAACCAATTTAGGGATTATAAATTTTGATGCTCATTTTGATATTAGACCATATAAAAATGGAGCTTCTTCTGGTACTATGTTCAGACAAATAGCAGATTACTGCAAGCTTAATGAACTTCCTTTTAATTATTACTGCATAGGAATTCAAAAAAGAGGAAACACTATAGAGCTTTTTAATACTGCTGATGCACTGGGGATAGAGTATCTTTTGGCAAAGGACATCGAAGAAGGAGCCTTAGAAGATGCCTTTGCAAGCCTAGATAATTTTATCGAAAAGCAAGAAAGTATTTATGTGACTATATGTAGTGATGTTTTTTCTTCTGCATTTGCACCTGGAGTAAGTGCGGTTCAGCCACTAGGACTTCATCCTAGTAGAGTACTAAAATTCTTTGATAGAATCTTCACTCATAAAAAAGTTATAGCAATGGATATAGCAGAGGTATCGCCACGCTACGACCAAGATAATATAACCTCTAACTTAGCGGCTACCTTTATATTTGCAGCTGTAAATTCTATAGCAAGTAATAACCTAAAGCTGTAA
- a CDS encoding Crp/Fnr family transcriptional regulator: MSDINTLNIKGWEEVSDEAKKQLVSKAQIINYTNETLLYLEGEEEIPVFIVLSGNAILSKFSETGEEKILYIFGEGELINELSLDGLRTSNSTRTLKNSVLLSIKPTELLTLMLKYKELNILVIKSLTKKVRRTQRQALNLGRLKTGQRIASKLWKLSRDYGISHPEGSLINLDINRTDIAAMVGTSRETVSRFLTTLEKAKVISLIDNKIIIKDKKELLKYVKSSE; the protein is encoded by the coding sequence TTGTCAGACATCAATACACTAAATATAAAGGGCTGGGAAGAAGTTTCAGATGAAGCAAAAAAACAACTTGTTTCTAAAGCCCAAATTATAAACTATACTAATGAAACCTTGCTCTATCTAGAGGGGGAAGAGGAAATACCAGTATTTATAGTTTTAAGTGGAAATGCTATACTTTCTAAATTTTCGGAAACAGGAGAAGAAAAAATATTATATATTTTTGGAGAAGGAGAGCTTATAAATGAGCTTTCACTTGATGGTCTAAGAACTTCAAATAGCACTAGAACCCTAAAAAATTCTGTACTTCTCAGTATAAAACCAACTGAGCTTTTAACTCTCATGCTTAAGTATAAAGAACTAAATATATTAGTAATAAAATCTCTTACAAAAAAAGTAAGAAGAACCCAAAGACAGGCTCTTAATCTAGGAAGACTAAAAACTGGACAAAGAATAGCTTCAAAGCTTTGGAAGCTTTCAAGAGATTATGGAATATCACATCCAGAAGGAAGTCTTATAAACCTAGATATAAATAGAACCGATATAGCAGCAATGGTAGGAACCTCCAGAGAAACTGTAAGTAGATTTTTGACTACACTAGAAAAAGCCAAAGTCATATCACTTATAGATAATAAAATAATAATTAAAGACAAAAAAGAGCTATTGAAATATGTGAAAAGCAGTGAATAA
- the megL gene encoding methionine gamma-lyase, with the protein MNKDALKNMGFATRTIHGGYQKNEMGALATPIYQTSTFIFDSADQGGKRFAGEEEGYIYTRLGNPSNTPVEEKLALLEGAEACMSMGSGMGAISSALWTALKAGDHVVAADTLYGCTFALLSHGMPRYGVEVTFVDTKDPQNVKNAMKPNTKVVYLETPANPTLDVADIRAISDIAHQNEGCLVMVDNTFCTPYIQRPIELGADVVVHSATKYLNGHGDVIAGFVVGTKAFIDQVRFFGVKDMTGAVLSPFDAFLIARGMKTLHIRMEKHCENAVKVAEFLRNHPAVDKVYFPGFEDFPQAEIVKKQMSLPGAMIAFEIKGDIEKGKKVMDTVHLCVLAVSLGDAETLIQHPASMTHSPYTAEERAKAGISDGLIRLSVGLENPEDIIADLKQALDGIL; encoded by the coding sequence ATGAATAAAGATGCTTTAAAGAATATGGGATTTGCTACAAGAACTATACATGGTGGATATCAGAAAAATGAAATGGGAGCTTTAGCTACTCCTATATACCAAACTTCTACATTTATTTTCGACAGCGCAGACCAAGGTGGAAAACGTTTTGCTGGAGAAGAAGAAGGTTACATATACACAAGATTAGGAAATCCAAGTAATACTCCTGTAGAAGAAAAGCTAGCACTTTTAGAAGGAGCAGAGGCATGTATGTCAATGGGCTCTGGAATGGGAGCAATCAGTTCAGCTCTTTGGACGGCTCTTAAGGCAGGGGATCACGTAGTTGCAGCAGATACACTTTATGGCTGTACTTTTGCTCTTCTTAGCCATGGTATGCCTAGATACGGAGTAGAGGTTACTTTCGTAGATACTAAGGATCCTCAAAATGTTAAGAACGCAATGAAGCCAAATACAAAGGTAGTTTATTTAGAAACACCAGCAAACCCTACTTTAGATGTAGCTGATATAAGAGCAATAAGCGATATAGCTCACCAGAATGAAGGGTGCTTAGTAATGGTTGACAATACATTCTGTACACCATATATTCAAAGACCAATAGAGCTAGGAGCAGATGTTGTAGTTCACTCAGCGACTAAATATCTTAATGGACATGGAGATGTAATAGCAGGATTCGTAGTAGGAACCAAAGCTTTTATAGATCAAGTGAGATTTTTTGGAGTAAAAGATATGACTGGAGCAGTTCTTAGTCCATTTGATGCTTTCCTTATAGCTAGAGGTATGAAAACTCTTCATATCCGTATGGAGAAGCACTGTGAAAATGCAGTGAAAGTTGCTGAGTTTTTACGTAATCATCCTGCAGTAGATAAAGTATACTTCCCAGGTTTTGAAGATTTCCCACAAGCTGAAATAGTTAAAAAACAAATGAGTCTTCCAGGAGCAATGATTGCTTTTGAAATAAAAGGAGATATCGAAAAGGGTAAAAAGGTTATGGACACTGTTCATCTTTGCGTACTTGCTGTAAGCTTAGGAGACGCAGAAACATTGATTCAGCATCCAGCATCTATGACTCACTCTCCATATACAGCAGAAGAAAGAGCAAAAGCGGGAATAAGCGATGGATTAATCAGACTTTCTGTAGGCTTAGAGAATCCTGAAGATATAATTGCAGATTTAAAGCAAGCCTTAGATGGTATTTTATAA
- a CDS encoding YjjG family noncanonical pyrimidine nucleotidase, with the protein MKYKLLLFDADETLFDFKKAERYAIEESLKHFNIAYEESVHIPLYHKVNHDIWKEFEQGKITQDALKAERFRRFFDILDLDYDSVLFSKTYMKYLGQASFLYEKSTAIIDKLSKSHRLAIITNGLTEVQENRISKSSIAHYFEEIIISEAINLSKPNPEIFSYALNKMNHNDKKSVLMIGDSLTSDIKGGINFGIDTCWYNPNKISNTFEFSPTYEISDLDSIYDII; encoded by the coding sequence ATGAAATATAAATTATTACTTTTTGATGCAGACGAAACTCTTTTTGATTTTAAAAAAGCAGAGAGGTATGCAATTGAAGAATCTCTTAAGCATTTTAATATAGCTTATGAAGAATCCGTTCATATACCTCTATATCACAAGGTGAACCACGATATATGGAAAGAATTTGAACAAGGAAAAATTACTCAAGATGCACTTAAGGCAGAACGCTTTCGAAGATTTTTTGATATCTTAGATTTAGATTATGACTCGGTGCTTTTTTCAAAAACATATATGAAGTATCTAGGGCAGGCATCCTTCCTATATGAAAAATCTACAGCTATCATTGATAAGCTATCCAAATCTCATAGGCTAGCTATCATTACCAACGGTTTAACTGAGGTTCAAGAAAATAGAATATCAAAATCTAGCATAGCCCATTACTTTGAAGAAATAATTATTTCAGAAGCTATCAATCTTTCAAAGCCAAACCCAGAAATTTTCAGCTATGCTCTGAATAAAATGAATCACAACGATAAAAAATCCGTACTTATGATAGGAGATAGCTTAACTTCTGATATAAAAGGTGGTATAAACTTTGGAATCGATACCTGTTGGTACAATCCAAACAAAATCAGCAATACTTTTGAATTTTCACCTACCTATGAAATCAGCGATTTAGATTCAATTTATGATATTATATAA
- the asrA gene encoding anaerobic sulfite reductase subunit AsrA produces the protein MSYKISNSKFNEILERLSNDYEIYAPVRIKGRGRFSDTDNIRYQKISKVEEIEYKEKSRFSAKEIPFPATETIFNIVGEQLLEPLVKNRKFLVFLRSCDIHAMDKLDSIFLKNGDVQDPYYKRKRDNISYIVMGCNKSFENCFCVSMGTNKTDNYSMGIGFEQDSVKLEVKDSIFFDYFNNLDKIDFKPDFVEENDIVVNLPDGEKIDTSLFNDEMWEEYAKRCIACGRCNFSCPTCSCFTTVDIAYDDNVDNGERRRTWAGCHVDKFTDMAGGHVFRNDYGSRMRFKTMHKIYDFNKRFGSHMCVGCGRCDDQCPEYISFSNCINKVTKKVNDTIKEG, from the coding sequence ATGAGCTATAAGATTAGTAATTCAAAGTTCAATGAAATCCTTGAAAGGCTTTCTAATGACTATGAAATCTATGCGCCAGTTAGAATTAAAGGCAGAGGAAGATTTTCAGACACAGATAATATCAGATATCAAAAAATATCAAAGGTAGAAGAAATAGAATACAAAGAAAAATCGAGATTTTCTGCAAAGGAAATACCTTTTCCTGCAACAGAAACCATTTTTAACATAGTTGGAGAGCAGTTACTTGAGCCACTAGTTAAAAATAGAAAGTTTTTAGTATTTCTAAGATCATGTGATATTCATGCTATGGATAAACTAGATTCAATTTTTCTGAAAAATGGAGATGTTCAAGACCCTTATTACAAAAGAAAAAGAGATAATATTAGCTACATAGTAATGGGATGTAATAAAAGCTTTGAAAATTGCTTTTGCGTAAGTATGGGAACAAATAAAACTGACAACTACTCAATGGGTATAGGTTTTGAGCAAGACTCAGTAAAGCTAGAAGTAAAAGACTCAATATTTTTTGATTACTTTAATAACCTTGATAAAATTGATTTTAAACCAGATTTTGTTGAGGAAAACGATATAGTTGTAAATCTTCCAGATGGCGAAAAGATTGACACTAGCTTATTTAACGATGAAATGTGGGAAGAATACGCAAAGAGATGTATTGCCTGTGGACGCTGTAATTTTTCCTGTCCTACATGTTCATGCTTTACTACTGTAGATATAGCTTATGATGACAACGTGGACAATGGAGAAAGAAGAAGAACCTGGGCTGGATGTCACGTTGATAAGTTTACGGATATGGCTGGCGGACACGTGTTTAGAAATGATTATGGCTCTAGAATGAGATTCAAAACTATGCATAAAATATATGATTTTAATAAAAGATTTGGAAGTCATATGTGTGTAGGTTGTGGCAGATGTGATGACCAGTGCCCAGAGTATATATCATTTTCAAACTGTATTAACAAAGTAACTAAAAAAGTAAACGATACTATCAAGGAGGGATAA
- a CDS encoding IS30 family transposase, whose protein sequence is MEYSNNTPICRRNKHLNEFERSKIEVLSSLGYSPYRIAKMINRSANTVRNEIKRGTVTQIKAGKSTSSYFAETGHIIYKRNRKNCGSKYKLFKCQNFIEHVYKLFYENKHSFDSIVGSCKTNESFAATDMVCAKTLYNYVDKGLLQISNVDLPFKLKRDTKSKRIRFHKRNLGTSIDLRPEIINSRSEFGHWEIDTVIGSKSKEDNVLLTLTERMTRKQIIRMIPSKTADAVQNSLNELFTECGSLYTKVFKSFTADNGQEFSRLSTLEKYSNLRVYFAHPYSSGERGTNERHNGLIRRFIPKGRRIKDYTHKNIIKVQNWCNSLPRKILNYLTPDQAFEDQIRELFYQ, encoded by the coding sequence ATGGAATACTCTAATAATACACCAATATGCAGAAGGAATAAACACTTAAATGAGTTTGAAAGAAGTAAAATTGAAGTTTTAAGTTCTTTAGGCTACTCGCCTTACCGTATTGCTAAAATGATTAATAGATCTGCTAATACTGTACGTAATGAGATTAAAAGAGGAACTGTTACTCAAATTAAAGCTGGGAAATCTACATCATCGTATTTCGCTGAAACAGGTCATATCATCTATAAAAGGAACAGGAAGAATTGCGGTAGCAAATACAAACTGTTTAAATGCCAAAACTTCATCGAGCATGTGTATAAACTCTTTTATGAAAATAAGCATTCATTTGATTCAATAGTAGGTTCATGCAAGACAAATGAAAGCTTTGCTGCTACTGATATGGTATGTGCTAAAACACTATACAACTACGTTGATAAAGGTCTTCTTCAAATCTCAAATGTAGATCTTCCATTTAAACTAAAAAGAGATACTAAAAGTAAGCGTATCAGATTTCATAAAAGGAATCTTGGAACAAGTATCGACCTTAGACCTGAGATCATCAATTCGCGTAGCGAGTTTGGACACTGGGAGATTGATACTGTCATCGGTAGTAAGAGCAAGGAAGATAATGTGCTTCTTACACTAACTGAAAGAATGACTAGAAAACAGATTATAAGGATGATACCTTCCAAAACAGCTGACGCTGTTCAGAATAGTCTAAATGAGCTCTTCACAGAATGCGGAAGCTTGTATACTAAGGTATTTAAAAGCTTTACTGCTGACAATGGTCAAGAATTTTCAAGGCTTAGTACTTTGGAGAAATATTCGAATTTAAGGGTATATTTTGCACATCCTTATTCATCAGGTGAAAGAGGAACGAATGAACGTCATAATGGTCTGATAAGAAGGTTCATTCCTAAAGGAAGAAGAATCAAGGATTATACACATAAAAACATCATCAAGGTGCAAAACTGGTGCAACTCACTTCCAAGGAAGATACTAAACTATCTTACTCCAGATCAAGCATTTGAAGATCAAATTAGAGAATTATTTTATCAATAG
- a CDS encoding GNAT family N-acetyltransferase, translating into MIRRIEKTDKEIYMEFAKNFYSSDAVDHTVPESHFEAAYNEFFRSSDYLEGYILEYESKPVGYGIISKTFSPEACGVVIWIEELYLLDEYRSKGLGRDFFELLEQKANSEGIARQRLEISPSNERAKKLYMKMGFKELDYKQMVKDYK; encoded by the coding sequence ATGATAAGAAGAATTGAAAAAACAGATAAAGAAATATATATGGAATTTGCGAAGAACTTCTATAGCTCAGATGCAGTAGACCATACAGTTCCAGAAAGCCATTTTGAAGCTGCTTATAATGAGTTTTTTAGGTCTTCAGATTATTTGGAAGGGTATATCTTAGAATACGAGTCTAAGCCTGTAGGGTATGGAATAATTTCAAAAACCTTTTCACCAGAAGCTTGTGGAGTAGTAATTTGGATAGAGGAGCTTTATCTTCTTGATGAATATAGATCAAAGGGACTTGGAAGAGATTTCTTCGAGCTTTTAGAACAAAAAGCTAATTCAGAAGGAATAGCAAGACAAAGACTAGAAATATCTCCAAGCAACGAGAGAGCTAAGAAGCTCTATATGAAAATGGGCTTTAAAGAGCTGGATTATAAACAGATGGTTAAAGATTATAAATAA
- a CDS encoding peroxiredoxin encodes MERIVGMKAPSFNMATALGDGSGFGRVSLDDYKGKWLVLFFYPLDFTFVCPTEITGYSKKYDAFKGMDAEVLGVSIDSEHSHKAWINSDLGKLNFPLAADLTKKVASDYGVLIEEEGIALRGLFIIDPQGVVRYSVVHDLNVGRSVDETLRVLKALQTGGLCPVDWSEGEDLL; translated from the coding sequence ATGGAAAGAATAGTTGGAATGAAAGCTCCATCATTTAATATGGCAACAGCACTAGGAGACGGTAGTGGATTTGGAAGAGTTTCTCTTGATGACTATAAAGGCAAATGGCTTGTACTTTTCTTTTATCCCCTAGATTTTACATTTGTATGCCCTACAGAAATCACAGGATATTCAAAAAAATACGATGCATTTAAAGGTATGGACGCTGAAGTACTTGGTGTAAGTATAGACAGTGAGCATTCACATAAAGCTTGGATAAACTCAGATTTAGGCAAGCTAAACTTCCCTCTAGCTGCAGACCTTACTAAAAAGGTTGCAAGCGATTACGGTGTACTTATCGAAGAAGAAGGAATTGCTCTAAGAGGATTATTTATAATAGACCCTCAAGGTGTTGTTAGATACAGTGTAGTTCACGATTTGAATGTTGGAAGAAGTGTAGATGAAACTTTAAGAGTACTTAAAGCACTACAAACAGGGGGACTTTGCCCAGTAGACTGGTCTGAAGGTGAAGATTTACTTTAA